The following is a genomic window from Streptomyces chrestomyceticus JCM 4735.
ACTGCTGCCGGGCGGCCGTCCGGCGACCGATCCGCGCGCCCGTGAGGAGGTCGCCGCCGCCTGGGGCGTCGCCGGCCTGCCGCAGCGGCACGGCCGGGACACCGGTCAGATCGTCGCCGCCGCGGCCGCCGGGGAGCTGAGCGCCCTGCTGGTGGCGGGCGTCGACCCGGCGGACCTGCCGGACCCGGCGCGGGCCCTGGAGGCACTGGACGCGGTGGGCTTCCTGGTGAGCCTGGAGCAGCGCCCGTCGGCCGTGACGGAGCGGGCGGACGTCGTCCTGCCGGTCGCGGCGGTCGCCGAGAAGCCCGGCACCTTCCTCAACTGGGAGGGCCGGGCCCGGCTGTTCGAGGCCGCGCTCAAACCGGACCAGATGATCCGGCGGCACCTGCTGCCGGACGCCCGGGTGCTGCACATGCTCGCCGACGCGATGGACGTCCACCTGGCGCTGCCCGACGTACGGGCGGTGCGGCGGGAGCTGACCGCGCTGGGGACGTGGGACGGCACGTACGCCGCCGACCCGCTGGAGACCGGGCGCGCGCTGCCGCGGCCGGAGCCCGGCGAGGCCGTACTGGCGGGTCACCGGCTGCTGCTCGACCAGGGGCGGATGCAGGAGGGCGACGAGGCGCTGGCCGGTACGCGGCACGCGGCCGTCGCCCGGATGTCGCCGGCCACCGCCGAGGAGACCGGCGTCAAGGACGGCGACCTGCTGGCGGTCACCGGGCCCGCCGGGTCCGTACGGCTGCCGCTGGCGGTCACCCCGATGCCCGACCGGGTGGTGTGGCTGCCGATGAACTCGGTGGGCGGCGGGGTCGCCGCCGACACGGGCGCGCGGCCCGGGGAGTTGGTCAAGGTCGCGGCGGTGTCCGGGGCCGGTGAGCCGGGCCCCGCGCCGGGTGCCTCCGGCACTTCCGGTTCGGTGTCCGGCCCCGTCGAGGAGGTGGACGCGTGATGCAGCACCTGGCGCTGTCCGGCAGCGCGCTGGCCCAGGAAGACCTGTCGATGTTCGGCCGCGACCCGTGGTGGCTGATCGCCGTCAAGGCGGTCTTCTGCTTCGCGTTCCTCATGCTGACCGTGCTCTTCTCGATCGTCTGGGAACGCAAGGTCGTCGCGTGGATGCAGTTGCGCATCGGCCCCAACCGGCACGGCCCCTGGGGCATGCTCCAGTCCCTCGCGGACGGCATCAAGCTGATGCTCAAGGAGGACCTGGTCGTCAAGCGGGCCGACAAGGCGGTGTACGTGCTCGCGCCGATCGTGGCGGCCGTACCGGCCTTCATGGCCGTCGCGGTGATCCCCTTCGGCCCGGCCGGCAACGAGATCTCGATCTTCGGCCAGCGCACCACGATGCAGTTGACCGACCTGCCGATCGGCGTGCTCTACATCCTGGCCACCGCCTCCGTCGGCATCTACGGCATCGTGCTGGCGGGCTGGTCCTCCGGCTCGACGTACCCGCTGCTCGGCGGTCTGCGCTCGTGCGCGCAGATGATCTCGTACGAGATCGCGATGGGCATGTCCTTCGCGGCGGTCTTCCTCTACTCGGGGTCGATGTCGACCTCGACGATCGTGGAGTCGCAGCAGGACCGGTGGTACGTGCTGCTGCTGCCGGTCTCCTTCATCATCTACATCGTCGCCATGGTGGGCGAGACCAACCGGGCGCCGTTCGACATGCCGGAGTCCGAGGGCGACCTGGTCGGCGGCTTCAACACCGAGTACTCGTCCATCAAGTTCGCGATGTTCATGCTCGCCGAGTACATCAACATGGTGACCGTCTCGGCGGTCGCGGTGACCCTCTTCCTGGGCGGCTGGAAGGCCCCGTACCCGGTCAGCAGCTTCTGGGAAGGCGCCAACCACGGCTGGTGGCCGCTGCTCTGGTTCGTCATCAAGGTGCAACTGCTGCTGTTCTTCTTCATCTGGCTGCGCGGCACGCTGCCCCGCGTGCGCTACGACCAGTTCATGAAGCTGGGGTGGAAGGTCCTCATCCCGGTCTCCATGGTCTGGCTGATGCTCGTCGCGACCGTACGGGCCCTGAAGAACGAGGGGTACGACTTCCAGCGGATCGTGATGTTCGTGGGCGGCGCGGCCATCGCCGTCCTGCTGATCTCCCTCGTCGCCGACTTCTTCCGGCGCGGCGAGAAGGAGGAGCCGGCCGAGGAGCCGGCCTTCGACCCCATGGCGGGCGGCTTCCCCGTGCCGCCGCTGCCCGGACAGACCCTGCCTCCCGTGCCGCGCCGCAGGCCGCGACGGGAGCGGGAGCTGATTGTCAGTGGTGGGGTGGACACTGTCAGTGACGGAATCGACAAGGACGGAAAGGGGGGCGACGGTGCCTGACTTCCAGAACCCCGTGGCCGGCTTCGGCGTGACCTTCAAGGCCATGTTCAAGAAGCGGCTGACCGAGCAGTATCCGGAGGAGAAGAAACCGACGGCGCCGCGCTTCCACGGCCGCCACCAGCTCAACCGGCATCCCGACGGGCTGGAGAAGTGCGTCGGCTGCGAGCTGTGCGCCTGGGCCTGCCCGGCCGACGCGATCTACGTCGAAGGTGCCGACAACACCGACGAGGAGCGCTACAGCCCCGGCGAGCGCTACGGCCGCGTCTACCAGATCAACTACCTGCGCTGCATCCTGTGCGGGCTGTGCGTCGAGGCGTGCCCCACCCGCGCGCTGACCATGACCAACGAGTACGAACTCGCCGACCGGTCCCGTGAGTCGCTCATCTACACCAAGGAGGAGCTGCTCGCGGGGCTGGAGGAGACCATGGTCGACACCCCGCACGCCATCTTCCCCGGCATGACGGAGAAGGACTACTACCGCGGCCTGGTGACCGAGGCCGCGCCGGGGACGGTGCGGCAGGTCGCCGTCTCCAAGGGCGAGACGGCCGAAGGGGAGGGCGGCGCGGACACCGCGGCGCCCCAGGAGGCCGTCTCCACCTTCGGGCCCGACGAGCCCGCCGCCCGGGAGGTGACCCGGTGACCACGACTTCCCTGGCCGCCGCGGCCTCCACCGGCGAGGCGGTGCAGTTCTGGATCCTCGGTACGGTCGCGGTGATCGGCGCGCTGTGCACGATCCTGATGCGGCGCGCCGTGCACAGCGCCCTGTCGCTCGCCGGCACCATGATCGTCCTGGCGGTGTTCTACCTCGCCAACGGCGCGTACTTCCTCGGCATCGTGCAGATCGTCGTCTACACCGGCGCGATCATGATGCTGTTCCTCTTCGTCGTCATGCTCGTCGGCGTCACGGCGGCCGACTCCCTCAAGGAGACCCTCAAGGGCCAGCGCTGGCTGGCCGCCGCCTGCGGCCTCGGCTTCGGCATCCTGCTGATCGCCGGGATCGGCAACGCCTCGCTCCGGCACTTCAAGGGCCTCGGCGAGGCCAACGCCGGGGGCAACGTCCAGGGCCTGGCGGCGCTGATCTTCACCAAGTACGTCTTCGCCTTCGAGGTCACCGGCGCCCTGCTGATCACGGCGGCGGTCGGCGCGATGGTGCTGACGCACCGGGAGCGTACGGAGCGCGCCAAGACGCAGCGCGAGCAGTCCGAGGCCCGTATCCGCGAGGGCAAGCACATTCCGCCGCTGCCCGCCCCGGGCGTCTACGCCCGGCACAACGCGGTCGACGTCCCCGGTCTGCTCCCCGACGGCACGCCGTCCGAGCTGACCGTCAACCCGACGCTGCGCGAGCGCGGCCAGATCCGCGACGTCTCCGGTGCGGCGCTGGACGAGCTGAAGGCGCTGGAGCAGCGCTCCGAAGAGCGGCTGGGCCGCAGCGAGGAGGCGAAGCGGTGAACCCGGTCAACTACCTCTATCTCGCCGCCCTGTTGTTCACCATCGGCGCGGCCGGGGTGCTGATCAGGCGGAACGCCATCGTGGTGTTCATGTGCATCGAGCTGATGCTCAACGCCTGCAACCTCGCCTTCGTGGCCTTCTCGCGGATGCACGGAAACCTGGACGGACAGATCATCGCGTTCTTCACGATGGTCGTCGCCGCGGCCGAGGTCGTGGTGGGCCTGGCGATCATCGTGTCCATCTTCCGTACCCGCCACACGGCCTCGGTCGACGACGCCAGCCTGATGAAGCTGTAAGGGGTCGTAAACGTGGAGAACTTGATCGCCCTGCTCGTCGCGGCCCCCCTGGCCGGCGCGGCCCTGCTGCTGTGCGGCGGCAGGAGACTGGACCGGGCCGGCCACTGGCTCGGCACGCTGTTCGCACTGGCGTCCTTCGCCCTGGCCGTCCCCTTGTTCATGGAGCTGCTGGGCCGGGACGCCGAGCAGCGGACCCTGCACCAGCACCTGTTCAGTTGGGTGCCGGTGGGCGGCTTCCAGGCGGACGTGGCCTTCCAGCTCGACCAACTGTCCATGACGTTCGTCCTGCTGATCACCGGTGTCGGATCGCTGATCCACATCTACTCGGTCGGCTACATGGAGCACGACGAGCGGCGCCGCCGCTTCTTCGGCTACCTCAACCTCTTCCTCGCGGCCATGCTGCTGCTCGTCCTCGCCGACAACTACCTCCTGCTGTACGTCGGCTGGGAGGGTGTCGGCCTGGCCTCGTACCTGCTCATCGGCTTCTGGCAGCACAAGCCCAGCGCGGCGACGGCGGCGAAGAAGGCGTTCCTGGTCAACCGCGTTGGTGACATGGGCCTGTCCATCGCGATCATGCTGATGTTCACCACGTTCGGAACGTTCGCGTTCGGGCCGGTGCTGGGCGCGGTCGGCGACACCTCCGAGGGCAAGCTCACCGCCATCGGCCTGATGCTGCTGCTCGCCGCCTGCGGCAAGTCGGCGCAGGTCCCGCTCCAGTCCTGGCTGGGCGACGCGATGGAGGGCCCGACCCCGGTCTCGGCCCTGATCCACGCGGCGACCATGGTGACCGCTGGCGTCTACCTGATCACCCGCTCCGGCGCGATCTTCAACGGGGCGCCGGACGCGCAGACCGCCGTCGTGGTGGTCGGCGCGGTGACGCTGCTGTTCGGTGCGATCGTCGGTTGCGCGAAGGACGACATCAAGAAGGCCCTGGCGGGCTCGACGATGTCGCAGATCGGCTACATGATCCTGGCCGCCGGGCTGGGCCCGATCGGCTACGCCTTCGCGATCATGCACCTGGTCACCCACGGCTTCTTCAAGGCGGGCCTCTTCCTGGGCGCCGGCTCGGTGATGCACGGGATGAACGACGAGGTGGACATGCGCCGCTACGGCGGCCTGCGCAAGTACATGCCCGTCACGTTCATCACCTTCGGCCTCGGCTATCTGGCGATCATCGGCTTCCCCGGTCTGTCCGGCTTCTTCTCCAAGGACAAGATCATCGAGGCGGCGTTCGCCAAGGGCGGCACGGAAGGCTGGATCCTCGGCGGCGCGGCGCTGCTGGGCGCCGCGATCACCGCGTTCTACATGACGCGGGTGATGCTGATGACGTTCTTCGGCGAGGAGCGCTGGCGCAAGGCGCCGACGCCGTCCCCCGCCGAGCCGTCCGTGGAGCCCGCGGCCGAGACCCGGGGCGAGTACACCCCGCCGCACCCGCACGAGTCGCCCAAGTCCATGACGATCCCGATGATCCTGCTGGCCGTCGGATCGGTCTTCGCGGGCGGCCTGTTCAGCCTCAACGAGGCGTTCGTGACCTGGCTGGAGCCGGTCACCTCCTTCGACCACGGGCACCCGCCGCTGAGCGCCTCGGCGATCACCACCGCCACGATCGTGGTGATGGTCCTCGGCGTCGGGCTCGCCTACCTCCAGTACGGGCGCAAGCCGGTCCCCGCCGTCGCCCCGCGCGGCTCGCTGCTCACCCGGGCGGCCCGCCGCGACCTGCTCCAGGACGACTTCAACCACGTCGTGCTGGTGCGCGGCGGCGGCGAGCTGACCCGCGCCCTGGTCCAGTTGGACCAATCCGTCGTGGACGGCGCGGTCAACGGCACGGCGGCGTCGATGGGCGGCCTCTCCGGCCGGCTGCGCCGGGTGCAGAACGGCTTCGCCCGCTCGTACGCGGTACAGATGTTGGGCGGTGCGGCCGTGCTGATCGCCGCGACCCTGCTGATGAGGGGTGTCTGAGCCATGTCGTTTCCCCTTCTGACGGCCACCGCGGCGGTCCCGGCGATCGGCGCGATCGCCACCGCCGCGGTGCCCGCCGCCAAGCGCACCGCCGCCAAATGGCTGGCCCTGCTCTTCTCGCTGGCCACCCTGGTGCTCGCGGCGGTGGTCGCGGTCCGCTTCACCCCGGGCGCGAAGGGCCCGTTCCAGCTCACCGAGTCGCACGCCTGGATCAAGGACTTCGGCGTCCGCTACGAACTGGGCGTGGACGGCATCGCGGTGGCGCTGATCGCGCTGACCGCGCTGCTGGTCCCGTTCGTGATCCTGGCGGGCTGGCACGACGCCGACCCTCTGGAAGACGCCACGCCCAACCGGCGCTGGAGGCCCACCCAGGGCTTCTTCGCGCTGGTCCTCGCCGTCGAGGCGATGGTGGTCATCTCCTTCGAGGCCACCGACGTCTTCCTCTTCTACATCTTCTTCGAAGCCATGCTCATCCCGATGTACTTCCTCATCGGCGGCTTCGGGGACCGGGCCGGGGCGGACGGCGAGGAGCACAGCGCGAAGCTGCGCTCGCAGGCCGCCGTGAAGTTCCTGCTGTACAACCTGGCCGGCGGGCTGATCATGCTGGCCGCGGTGATCGGGCTGTACGCGGCCACCGCCGACCAGCTCGGCAGCGGCACGTTCTCCCTGACGGAGATCGTCCAGGCGCGGGCGGACGGGAAGCTGGCGCTGGGCACCGGCACCGAACGGCTGCTGTTCCTCGGCTTCTTCTTCGCCTTCGCGGTGAAGGCGCCGCTGTGGCCGCTGCACACCTGGCTGCCCGGCGCGATGGGCGAGTCCACGGCGCCCGTGGCCGTACTGATCACCGCGGTGGTCGACAAGGTCGGCACCTTCGCGATGCTGCGCTTCTGCCTCCAGCTCTTCCCGGAGGCCAGCAACTGGGCCACCCCGGTCATCCTGGTCCTCGCGCTGATCAGCATCCTGTACGGCGCGCTGCTCGCGGTCGGCCAGCGGGACATCAAGCGCCTGGTGGCGTACGCGTCCATCTCCCACTTCGGCTTCATCGTCATGGGCATCTTCGCGATGACGACCCAGGGCCAGGGCGGCGCGACGCTGTACATGGTCAACCACGGCATCTCGACGGCGGCGCTGATGCTGGTCGCCGGGTTCCTGATCTCGCGGCGCGGCTCCCGGCTGATCGCCGACTACGGCGGGGTGCAGAAGGTCGCGCCGGTGCTGGCCGGCACCTTCCTGGTCGGCGGTCTGGCGACGCTGTCGCTGCCGGGCCTGGCGCCGTTCGTCAGCGAATTCCTGGTGCTGGTCGGCACGTTCAGCCGCTACCCGGCGGTGGGGATCGTGGCCACCGTCGGCATCGTGCTCGCCGCGCTGTACGTCCTCGTCCTCTACCAGCGGACGATGACCGGCCCGGTGAAGGCCGAGGTGCGGACGATGCCCGACCTCAAGGCGCGGGAGCTGGCGGTAGTCGCCCCGCTGATCGCGCTGCTGCTGTTCCTCGGCGTCTACCCCAAGCCGCTGACGGACGTCGTCAACCCGGCGGTGGACCACACCCTGTCCGTCGTCGATCAGCACGATCCCCGCCCCGACGTAGCCGTGAAGGCAGATGCGGAGGCCGCGAAGTGAGTTCCGTGGCAACTGTCCACAGCCTGTGGACCCTTGCGGCCGAGGCACCGGCCAGGATCCCGGCGCCGAAGATCGAGTATGCCCAGTTGGCCCCGGCGCTGATCGTGCTGGGTGCCGCGGTCGTCGGCATCGTCCTGGAGGCGTTCCTGCCGCGCCGCAGCCGGTACTACGCCCAGCTCCTGCTGTCCGTGCTCGCGCTGGCCGCCGGGTTCGCGGCCGTCGTGGGGCTGGCGGCGGGCGGCTTCGGCACCACCAAGGCCAAGATCGCGGCGATGGGCGCCATCGCCGTGGACGGTCCGGCGCTCTTCCTCCAGGGCACGATCCTGCTGGTGGCGCTGGTCGCCACGTTCACCTTCGCCGAGCGGCGGCTCGATCCGGCCGCGCACGGCAAGAAGGTGGACTCCTTCGTGGCGCAGGCCGCCGCGGTGCCCGGCGGGGAAGCCGAACAGGCCGCGGTCAAGGCCGGGTTCACCACCACCGAGGTGTTCCCGATCGCACTGTTCGCGGTCGGCGGGATGCTGGTCTTCCCCGCCGCCAACGACCTGCTGACCCTCTTCATCGCGCTGGAGGTCTTCTCCCTCCCGCTGTACATCCTGTGCGCGCTGGCCCGCCGCCAGCGGCTGCTGTCGCAGGAGGCCGCGGTGAAGTACTTCCTGCTCGGCGCGTTCTCCTCGGCGTTCCTGCTGTTCGGCATCGCCCTGCTGTACGGGTACGCGGGCACCGTCACGTACTCCGGTATCGCGCAGGTCGTCAGCGACGGCGCCAAGCAGATCGACCCGGCGCTGGCCGACACCATGGGCAACGACGCGCTGCTGCTGATCGGCGCGGCGCTGGTGCTCATGGGGCTGCTCTTCAAGGTCGGCGCGGTGCCGTTCCACATGTGGACGCCGGACGTCTACCAGGGCGCGCCGACCCCGGTCACCGGCTTCATGGCGGCGGCCACCAAGGTCGCCGCGTTCGGGGCGCTGCTGCGGCTGTTGTACGTGGTCCTGCCGGGACTGCGCTGGGACTGGCGGCCGGTGATGTGGGGCGTCGCGATCGTCACGATGCTGGGCGGCGCGATCGTCGCGATCACCCAGACCGACATCAAGCGGCTGCTGGCGTACAGCTCCATCGCACACGCCGGGTTCATCCTGGCCGGTGTGATCGCCACCAGCAAGGACGGCATCTCGTCCGTCCTGTTCTACCTGGCGGCGTACTCCTTCGTGACGCTCGGCGCGTTCGCGGTGGTCACCCTCGTCCGGGACGCGGGCGGCGAGGCGACGCAGCTCGCGAAGTGGGCGGGGCTGGGCCGGCGCTCGCCCCTGACGGCGGCGGTCTTCGCGGTCTTCCTGCTGGCCTTCGCCGGCATCCCGCTGACCTCGGGCTTCACCGGGAAGTTCGCGGTGTTCAAGGCGGCGGCGGAGAGCGGCGCGGGCTGGCTGGTCGTGGTCGGTGTCGTCTCGTCCGCCATCGCCGCGTTCTTCTACATCCGGGTCATCGTGCTGATGTTCTTCAACGAGCCGAAGGCGGACGGGCCGACCGTGGCGGTACCCAGCCCGCTGACCATGACGGCCATCGCGGTCGGTGTCGTGGTCACGCTGGTCCTCGGTCTGGCGCCGCAGTACTTCCTCGACCTGGC
Proteins encoded in this region:
- the nuoH gene encoding NADH-quinone oxidoreductase subunit NuoH — translated: MQHLALSGSALAQEDLSMFGRDPWWLIAVKAVFCFAFLMLTVLFSIVWERKVVAWMQLRIGPNRHGPWGMLQSLADGIKLMLKEDLVVKRADKAVYVLAPIVAAVPAFMAVAVIPFGPAGNEISIFGQRTTMQLTDLPIGVLYILATASVGIYGIVLAGWSSGSTYPLLGGLRSCAQMISYEIAMGMSFAAVFLYSGSMSTSTIVESQQDRWYVLLLPVSFIIYIVAMVGETNRAPFDMPESEGDLVGGFNTEYSSIKFAMFMLAEYINMVTVSAVAVTLFLGGWKAPYPVSSFWEGANHGWWPLLWFVIKVQLLLFFFIWLRGTLPRVRYDQFMKLGWKVLIPVSMVWLMLVATVRALKNEGYDFQRIVMFVGGAAIAVLLISLVADFFRRGEKEEPAEEPAFDPMAGGFPVPPLPGQTLPPVPRRRPRRERELIVSGGVDTVSDGIDKDGKGGDGA
- the nuoI gene encoding NADH-quinone oxidoreductase subunit NuoI; amino-acid sequence: MPDFQNPVAGFGVTFKAMFKKRLTEQYPEEKKPTAPRFHGRHQLNRHPDGLEKCVGCELCAWACPADAIYVEGADNTDEERYSPGERYGRVYQINYLRCILCGLCVEACPTRALTMTNEYELADRSRESLIYTKEELLAGLEETMVDTPHAIFPGMTEKDYYRGLVTEAAPGTVRQVAVSKGETAEGEGGADTAAPQEAVSTFGPDEPAAREVTR
- a CDS encoding NADH-quinone oxidoreductase subunit J, with translation MTTTSLAAAASTGEAVQFWILGTVAVIGALCTILMRRAVHSALSLAGTMIVLAVFYLANGAYFLGIVQIVVYTGAIMMLFLFVVMLVGVTAADSLKETLKGQRWLAAACGLGFGILLIAGIGNASLRHFKGLGEANAGGNVQGLAALIFTKYVFAFEVTGALLITAAVGAMVLTHRERTERAKTQREQSEARIREGKHIPPLPAPGVYARHNAVDVPGLLPDGTPSELTVNPTLRERGQIRDVSGAALDELKALEQRSEERLGRSEEAKR
- the nuoK gene encoding NADH-quinone oxidoreductase subunit NuoK, which encodes MNPVNYLYLAALLFTIGAAGVLIRRNAIVVFMCIELMLNACNLAFVAFSRMHGNLDGQIIAFFTMVVAAAEVVVGLAIIVSIFRTRHTASVDDASLMKL
- the nuoL gene encoding NADH-quinone oxidoreductase subunit L, whose amino-acid sequence is MENLIALLVAAPLAGAALLLCGGRRLDRAGHWLGTLFALASFALAVPLFMELLGRDAEQRTLHQHLFSWVPVGGFQADVAFQLDQLSMTFVLLITGVGSLIHIYSVGYMEHDERRRRFFGYLNLFLAAMLLLVLADNYLLLYVGWEGVGLASYLLIGFWQHKPSAATAAKKAFLVNRVGDMGLSIAIMLMFTTFGTFAFGPVLGAVGDTSEGKLTAIGLMLLLAACGKSAQVPLQSWLGDAMEGPTPVSALIHAATMVTAGVYLITRSGAIFNGAPDAQTAVVVVGAVTLLFGAIVGCAKDDIKKALAGSTMSQIGYMILAAGLGPIGYAFAIMHLVTHGFFKAGLFLGAGSVMHGMNDEVDMRRYGGLRKYMPVTFITFGLGYLAIIGFPGLSGFFSKDKIIEAAFAKGGTEGWILGGAALLGAAITAFYMTRVMLMTFFGEERWRKAPTPSPAEPSVEPAAETRGEYTPPHPHESPKSMTIPMILLAVGSVFAGGLFSLNEAFVTWLEPVTSFDHGHPPLSASAITTATIVVMVLGVGLAYLQYGRKPVPAVAPRGSLLTRAARRDLLQDDFNHVVLVRGGGELTRALVQLDQSVVDGAVNGTAASMGGLSGRLRRVQNGFARSYAVQMLGGAAVLIAATLLMRGV
- a CDS encoding NADH-quinone oxidoreductase subunit M is translated as MSFPLLTATAAVPAIGAIATAAVPAAKRTAAKWLALLFSLATLVLAAVVAVRFTPGAKGPFQLTESHAWIKDFGVRYELGVDGIAVALIALTALLVPFVILAGWHDADPLEDATPNRRWRPTQGFFALVLAVEAMVVISFEATDVFLFYIFFEAMLIPMYFLIGGFGDRAGADGEEHSAKLRSQAAVKFLLYNLAGGLIMLAAVIGLYAATADQLGSGTFSLTEIVQARADGKLALGTGTERLLFLGFFFAFAVKAPLWPLHTWLPGAMGESTAPVAVLITAVVDKVGTFAMLRFCLQLFPEASNWATPVILVLALISILYGALLAVGQRDIKRLVAYASISHFGFIVMGIFAMTTQGQGGATLYMVNHGISTAALMLVAGFLISRRGSRLIADYGGVQKVAPVLAGTFLVGGLATLSLPGLAPFVSEFLVLVGTFSRYPAVGIVATVGIVLAALYVLVLYQRTMTGPVKAEVRTMPDLKARELAVVAPLIALLLFLGVYPKPLTDVVNPAVDHTLSVVDQHDPRPDVAVKADAEAAK
- the nuoN gene encoding NADH-quinone oxidoreductase subunit NuoN, coding for MSSVATVHSLWTLAAEAPARIPAPKIEYAQLAPALIVLGAAVVGIVLEAFLPRRSRYYAQLLLSVLALAAGFAAVVGLAAGGFGTTKAKIAAMGAIAVDGPALFLQGTILLVALVATFTFAERRLDPAAHGKKVDSFVAQAAAVPGGEAEQAAVKAGFTTTEVFPIALFAVGGMLVFPAANDLLTLFIALEVFSLPLYILCALARRQRLLSQEAAVKYFLLGAFSSAFLLFGIALLYGYAGTVTYSGIAQVVSDGAKQIDPALADTMGNDALLLIGAALVLMGLLFKVGAVPFHMWTPDVYQGAPTPVTGFMAAATKVAAFGALLRLLYVVLPGLRWDWRPVMWGVAIVTMLGGAIVAITQTDIKRLLAYSSIAHAGFILAGVIATSKDGISSVLFYLAAYSFVTLGAFAVVTLVRDAGGEATQLAKWAGLGRRSPLTAAVFAVFLLAFAGIPLTSGFTGKFAVFKAAAESGAGWLVVVGVVSSAIAAFFYIRVIVLMFFNEPKADGPTVAVPSPLTMTAIAVGVVVTLVLGLAPQYFLDLAGQAGVFVR